atttttggaccaggagtgatttttttttccagctttctaCATTGTACACAAAAGTGCAGACTCCCACCACAGTTGTGAAGACATAGTCCCAGAAATGGCTTGCAAGATTTCCACTCATGattcagtgaaaaaaaacccAGTCACACAGTCACAGTTAACTGTGCCCAGGAACGAGAGGAGAATGGATTTCAGTGAATAACCAGCAGTTTCTGTCACTACGCTCCAAACAAATGAAAGTTAAAATGATTCTGGGCTTGGAGCAAATgggtatcactgtaaaacagtgggGTTTACTGGCCCCATCCTGGTGTTAGTCTTTGAGAAATCTGAAGGACTACCCTGTAGTATGTGACCCATGAACATACAAGGGAAGTGTGCAGAGGGGTCGCTCCACGTCCATGCACATCTGGGCTCCCACTCCATTGGGGCCACCTGGGCAGTAGACTGGATCTTGTGGGAAGCACAATGCTTGAAAGCCCATGGGTTCCTAATCCTGCTGTGTGTATTAACCATCTGTGCaacttttcaaaaaatacaaatgcCAGGGCTTCAGTCTCAATATTCTGATGGAAAAATCTTTGGAGGAAGGACTCAAGTATCCACATTTTTTGAAGAAAGGCTTCCTGGATGATTCTTTTGTACAGTAGCTCTGGTTACCTGCGGGCTACTTTGTGGTAGAAACCAAAGCAAGATGATGGGTTCTTTTGGCCACTTACCTGAGCAAATGCCTGAACATCccccctgaacacacacacacacacgcacatgcacacacacacctgcccacTGCTGTCTGACTGCAGGGTTATGACCTTCTTTCAGTAAAAATAACTAAGACAAGATAAAAGACTGAACGAAACCAACTTATCCCTCTTTGGCCTGGACCATCGTTAAACCTGCCCAGAAAGACTGAGAGTCACTCTGGCGATTTTCTACTGAGGTTGTGAACTGCCCCAATGGAACCTCACAGATGAAGGATGAGATGCAGGCTCTAGGGGCATGTAGAGGTTGCAAGTGTGTTTCTTGGGCTTAAGCAGCCCAAAGTCCCTCAGAAACTGATGTGTCCAGAGTGTGTGCAATAATCAGGGGAGTGGCCTGAGTGTggcaggagcccagaggaggctggAGTGACTAAGGGACTGACCCAAATCTCTGAAGTCATCCttgatctctctctttctttcacaccCTAAAATAAATCCTATTGTTTCCTTCTTCAAAAGTCATCCTGGTTCTGACCACTCTTAAACCCATCTGCTATTGTAAGACTTTCTTCAGGACTAACGTGCAGATGTTTAGTTGGGTCTCCTTTTCTGCCCTGGTCCCTAAACCTTGCAATCCCTATAACAACCACTGTGGCCTTTACAAATATAAATCACTTCACATCACTCCTCTTCTTTCAACCCTTCATTaccttgaggaaaaaaatcatgatttgCACTGCCCCCATCTGTCTCCATCCTTGCCCCCCTTATGCCCTTGCTCCAGTCCCACGAGCCTCCTTGCCCCTCTACTGCACGATGCATGGCCGGGGCTTTCCCCTCGAGGTGCCTTCTGTTTGGGATGCTTCCCTCCAGATACTGCCAAGGCTTGACCCTTCCTGCTGCATCTGagcctctgctcaaatgtcatctcatCAAAACCTGGCCATCTTTTCTAAAAGAGCAACCTCCTTTCCACCCTGGGATTCCATATTCCCCTTAtttgatgttctttttcttctcaacATTTACCACCACCTGTCATAAGGTGATTTTGTCTTTCCCATTAGTGTATATGTGCCTTTCTGGTGAGGGCTATGTCTTGGTCAGCCCAGTGTCTACAACGGTGCTCAGCACACAGCAGGGCTTGATAAagagtcattaaaaaatgtttttattccaaGTCCACTATTCCTTCCAACATCCTTCAGCTCTTCATCTGTTTTTATCTGGAGTGGCTGTGGATCCTGTAGGAGTTAGATATAGTATGTATGAAGGGATTATTCTTTTCAGCAACAGCATCTTTGCCTAAATAATCCCCAAATAAAGTTAAGATTTACtttagggagaaaagaaaaagaaaaaaaatgaaagtcagagtgaaattcttcattttactATGTCATCCCAATCTCCCTTGACCTGATTTCTCAAAGGCTTGGaagcagaatataaaaacacacaTGTTACACCAGGATAGATGTGAATAGGCAGGTCTAGTCAGAGAATAAATAAGCTTTTCTAAGTGCTTGATGATTCCTCAATGGAAGATTCTGTGGAAGAAGTGAATCATGGCTGTTACCGGGATGTTCTATGCTCTATAATTGATTAGAATACTCTGTAACCCCAGCCTGCCTTTACACGTCAGTGGCTGAACGAGAGTTTGCTGCAGGAAAAAAGAGgccccttccttcttttctcctgtttGGGAGCTACAAAGGCCATACTGACAGGCTTGCTTCCATGGAAGAAAGAACAGTGTTAACTGGCAGGAGTGGAGACTCCCCCAGCAAGTGATGTTGTTAAAGATGTTTCTTTAGGTGGAAGATGCTCTGGGCCATGTGCCTTGAGTTGTGAGCCTATTTTGGCAACAGAGTTGGGAAtacactttgttcttcttcagtcTTGGGGGTAGTGGCATTGTAGTggcattttctgttttccatttgcaGTGCTGGCTGTAGGCAGTTGTATAAGACAGAGCTCCTACTACAGCCATTGGCTCTAGGATGCCCAGGGGTTTGTGGGATGTTTGCTGGTGGTTTTCCCACGGATTTTGGATGATGATACACATAATTGGCCGTCTTCTTCCTCTAGCCCAGACACGTGCACCTACACTGCTGCTGAGCGAAGTCTCCATATAGAACCTGCCTTCTTGAAGACCCCGCCTGAGCCCCACAGAAAGCTGGAGGGAGGCACTGCCAAGCATCCTATGCACGGGAGAGCAGAAAATCTGATGCAGACCGTTTTTGTGTCTTTTGCTTTAGGAAAATGCAAAGCTGGTAGAGTGAATTAATTCTGAGACAGACAATAGAACGGGGCCCCGGGCAGGGTCATTCAGGAGACACAACTTTTTCCTTGGAGCTTTTAGCAGAAGCAACTCCGTTCTGAACCCTCAAAACTTCTGAAACTTTTCCTGGAAGACACCTTGTCTCTGCTCTGAGAGCAATTAGAGAAAGCATCCAACTTTCCAGAACTTCCTGAAAAGCAGCCTTTATATCTGAAAGAGGGCTCCTTGACCATGGCTGCTGGGCTCTGACTCTGTGGATCCAGCTCATCAGGACATGTGTGTGATGAGGGGAGACACTTCCACAAGGGAAAATGCTGTTAGTGGCCTTACTTCTGGCCTCTGTTTCTCTTCACCTCCTAAACAGATGTGATTTCACAAATGCCATAGAATATTGTTTTCCTAAACTCCTTTCTACCTCCTCCCACTAAATAATCATATTCTCGAAAAGGGGCAAcccaatgaaaaaaattaggtcTTAATGTGGGGTAACTTCTGAGCTGGGGGAACAGGCAGCAGCTGCATTTTAGGAATTTGCTCTTCTAATTATCCACATCctaagatttaaaacaaaagtcaACACTAGTCTGTGCTGTTAGCTAATTGTCAGACAACAAATACGCTTCAGCCAGAAAAATCCCCACTGAGTCTGGGCGGCTGATTTCTCAGGCAGCAAATGGAAGCTTGGGCTGTTGCCCCCGGCTCTCTGATCAAGCTCCCCCTCCATGGACCCTGTGGGCCCAGCATGTGTGTAGGGGGTGGGAGCGATGGAGAGGTGCAGACACCCTCACAATTTTAGGCAGCTGCACACCCATCCAGGGATACCACACCAGCATAATTTACCCCATACCTCCCAGCCAGGGTGTTCCCAGACTCAATGAACAATTTGGGGGCATTGTTTACAAATCAATTTCCCCTCTAAATAGGCTGTTATAAGAGTGGACCCCTCTGCTTGCCCAGCGTAGGCCCACCTGTCACTGGGACTTCCTAGCCAGTGGTCACACTGTATTGATCTTTTTAATCCCCTCTCTTTGAAACACAGAGCCAGCTGATGTGGAGTTCCTCAAAAGAAAGACTCTCCCACCGCCCCTACCTCTACAGGTAGCTGCATATCCGGGGCTAATTCTTCAGTAAAAAGTCTTAATTGGCTTATGGGGAGCCTGAAAGATCTCCCTTGTGTTTACAAGGTGAAAGGAAATGATGGCTCTCAAATGCCGTAGTCTGTCTTTATCCAGTTCTTGGTGGAAATCaggtgcattttattttttaattgtttttgaaaCAGGACTGGGGGTTTGAACGTGGGTGGGGACAGTGTTTCACTAAAGTGTTGAGCagccaggggaagggaagaaaagcccCAGAGACACCAACATTAGGAAAGAAACTTggtgacattattttttttaatttagtttttatttacacGAAACATCTGCAGTACAAAAATGTAAACTTTGATAGCTCATAATAATAGAATAAACTCTATATgtacaaaaatacattttcatatgaATGAAGCATCTTGAATAAATTAAAGCACTCTCCAGCCCAGTGCCTGAATAGCTACGCAAGAGTCTCGGGTTCTTCCTAGAGCAAGCCTGCAGTGGTGGGGGTCGGGATCCATAATGTATGAAGCCCACTCCTTGTCTCTCCTTTTTAAGCCTTTTCATTGTATTGTCAACCGGCTCAAACCGAATTTTCATGCTCGTTTTTCTTCATTAGAGTTCTACAAATTGTAAAATTGACTTTTCACCTCGTCTTCAGGGGCTGAGCTGTCCCTTTTCTAAATCACACTGAAGTGGTGGCTGGGGTCAGCTCTGAGCCAGCCACAAAGGAGGTTTTGTGGAGTTCAGAAAGTGCAAAAGGAAAGGCCGTCTAGGGGCGGCCAGGAGGGGCCCAGGGCTGAGGGCTGGAGAAGCAGACCAATGGGCAGCCACTGCGAGGGTGCAGCGACCTAACAAGCGGCTCAGGTATCCCCCACCCCTTTAAAGCTCCCgcttcctccctctgcctggaccggGGGTCCCGAGGCCGCAGCTGGGCCCAGACTACGGCCCGtcgcctgggggagggggaaggtaacGGTATTCAAAAGGAGCCCTAATGGTAAGGAATGAAACAGGGTGTCGTGTGGAGCAAATCTTTGGGCAggccagggaaagagaaaaggggatcgCCGGGGCCATAGGTGAAGTCTTCGGAGGCGGCGGGGCTACTGGGGTCAGAGAGTGGCGAGGCCGCAGCGGCGCAGGGGGAGGCGGCGGCACCAGAGCCCCAGGACTCGGCGTCGCTGGCGGGGCTCGGGGGCCCGGGCAGGCAGGGGACGCACTGCGGCGGCAGGAGGCGCTCCCGGGCACCGCCCCCGGGCAGCCCTTGGTCAGCTAGGCGCAGAGTCTCGGCCAGAGCCCAGATGTAGTTGTAGGCGAAGCGCAGCGTCTCGATCTTGGTGAGTTTTGTGTCGTCGGGGAAGGAGGGCAGCACGCTGCGCAGCGCGTCCAGCGCCGCATTCAAGTTGTGCATGCGGTTGCGCTCGCGGTCGTTGGCCTTGACGCGCCGGCTCCTGCGCAGCGAGTGCAGCAGCGCCTCGGAGCGCACCCGCGCTCGGCCCCTGCGCCTCCGCCGCTCCTGCTCGTCGTCCTGCACCCGAGGAGTGTCTGACGCCCCGGGAATCCCGGGTGCGCCCCTGCGGACAGGCACGGGCGGCCCCGATGCGGACGCGGGCGGTTGGAGTCTGGCACAGTCCTCCTCGTCGGTGAGGAAGCCGGACAGGTcgctggtgctggtgctgctgttgctgctggcgCAGTCGAGATCCGAGAGGCAGGTCTCCAGAGGAGCTGGCATCCTGGCGTTGTGCAGTACCGACGGACAGATAAGAGGGCGCTCAGAGGGCAGGAGCCCGGGCAGGGCCGCCGGGGCGCACCTACGTTCCGGGCAGCCcaggcctactgtgtgccggCTGTAGGCACCAAGGCCTGAAAGGGCGCAGGGGCACACCGGGAACTTGGCCTCAGCTCCTTGCCTCGCCTGCAGGGGCCCCGCTCCAGCCGGTCTCCCGAGTGATCTCGCCGGCGATCAGATCAGCTCGTGTGAGTACCGAGAGTGGCACACGACCGGCCTCAGGACTC
This window of the Camelus dromedarius isolate mCamDro1 chromosome 3, mCamDro1.pat, whole genome shotgun sequence genome carries:
- the NEUROG1 gene encoding neurogenin-1; translation: MPAPLETCLSDLDCASSNSSTSTSDLSGFLTDEEDCARLQPPASASGPPVPVRRGAPGIPGASDTPRVQDDEQERRRRRGRARVRSEALLHSLRRSRRVKANDRERNRMHNLNAALDALRSVLPSFPDDTKLTKIETLRFAYNYIWALAETLRLADQGLPGGGARERLLPPQCVPCLPGPPSPASDAESWGSGAAASPCAAAASPLSDPSSPAASEDFTYGPGDPLFSFPGLPKDLLHTTPCFIPYH